One part of the Girardinichthys multiradiatus isolate DD_20200921_A chromosome 10, DD_fGirMul_XY1, whole genome shotgun sequence genome encodes these proteins:
- the lect2.1 gene encoding leukocyte cell derived chemotaxin 2, tandem duplicate 1, with protein MRQVIILLAVLWVCDGVKFGQLCNGNPTNRRRTSDPFGQGNYGASRGGRLHKGLDIVCSDGSTVYAPFDVTLHGKVTVYTDPNKSAINNGINLSGAGLCFKLFYVRPDKTSGSLKKGEKIGTMLPMQTVYPGITSHIHVQMCDKSNPTGYF; from the exons ATGAGACAGGTCATCATTTTACTGG CTGTGTTGTGGGTCTGTGATGGCGTGAAGTTTGGTCAGCTCTGTAATGGAAACCCAACCAATAGAAGGAGGACATCAGATCCCTTTGGCCAAGGAAACTATGGAGCGAGTCG GGGAGGCAGACTCCACAAAGGTCTGGACATCGTATGCAGCGATGGATCGACCGTCTACGCTCCATTTGATGTGACACTACACGGAAAAGTCACAGTCTACACCGACCCCAACAAGTCCGCCATCAATAATGGCATCAACCTAAGTGGAGCAG GTCTCTGCTTCAAGCTGTTCTACGTCAGACCAGACAAAACCTCCGGATCACTGAAGAAGGGTGAAAAGATCGGAACCATGTTGCCCATGCAGACAGTTTACCCTGGAATCACCTCGCACATCCACGTCCAGATGTGTGACAAGAGCAACCCCACTGGGTACTTCTGA